From Pongo pygmaeus isolate AG05252 chromosome 1, NHGRI_mPonPyg2-v2.0_pri, whole genome shotgun sequence, one genomic window encodes:
- the LDLRAD1 gene encoding low-density lipoprotein receptor class A domain-containing protein 1 isoform X2 yields the protein MLSSLHTAPVGEREAEDMNKVFSQGENGHTAAGPKAHPGGEGAQACITLTNRTGFLCHDQRSCIPASGVCDGVRTCTHGEDEDESLCRDVPQSLPHFLVAHCGDPASWIYSDQKCDGTNNCGDCSDELSPVTVCPPCGPGWWRCPSTFFKYCDCIPRRLCRDHVQHCSDWSDEYACPGP from the exons ATGCTGAGCTCTCTGCACACAGCCCCAGTCGGGGAGCGGGAAGCCGAAGACATGAACAAGGTCTTCTCCCAG GGAGAGAATGGCCACACTGCTGCTGGACCCAAAGCCCACCCTGGAGGGGAAG GAGCCCAAGCTTGTATAACACTGACAAACAGGACAGGCTTCTTGTGCCACGACCAGAGGAGCTGCATTCCAGCCAGTGGGGTCTGTGATGGCGTTCGCACCTGTACCCATGGCGAGGACGAGGATGAGAGCTTGTGCC GAGATGTGCCCCAAAGCCTCCCCCACTTCCTTGTAGCCCACTGTGGAGACCCGGCCTCCTGGATCTACTCAGACCAAAAATGTGATGGCACTAACAACTGCGGGGACTGTTCAGATGAACTGAGCCCAG TGACTGTGTGCCCACCCTGCGGCCCTGGGTGGTGGCGCTGTCCTTCAACCTTCTTCAAGTACTGCGACTGTATCCCGAGGCGTCTCTGCCGCGACCATGTACAGCACTGCTCCGACTGGTCCGATGAGTATGCCTGTCCCGGACCCTGA
- the LDLRAD1 gene encoding low-density lipoprotein receptor class A domain-containing protein 1 isoform X1 produces the protein MLSSLHTAPVGEREAEDMNKVFSQGENGHTAAGPKAHPGGEAGCGHLCCSRRGACLSASLLLLLATLAALIALVTILGLPSRTPGAQACITLTNRTGFLCHDQRSCIPASGVCDGVRTCTHGEDEDESLCRDVPQSLPHFLVAHCGDPASWIYSDQKCDGTNNCGDCSDELSPVTVCPPCGPGWWRCPSTFFKYCDCIPRRLCRDHVQHCSDWSDEYACPGP, from the exons ATGCTGAGCTCTCTGCACACAGCCCCAGTCGGGGAGCGGGAAGCCGAAGACATGAACAAGGTCTTCTCCCAG GGAGAGAATGGCCACACTGCTGCTGGACCCAAAGCCCACCCTGGAGGGGAAG CAGGCTGCGGCCACCTCTGCTGCTCGCGTCGCGGGgcctgtctctctgcctctctgctgCTCCTCCTGGCAACTCTGGCGGCCCTCATCGCCTTGGTCACCATCCTTGGACTCCCATCACGCACCCCAG GAGCCCAAGCTTGTATAACACTGACAAACAGGACAGGCTTCTTGTGCCACGACCAGAGGAGCTGCATTCCAGCCAGTGGGGTCTGTGATGGCGTTCGCACCTGTACCCATGGCGAGGACGAGGATGAGAGCTTGTGCC GAGATGTGCCCCAAAGCCTCCCCCACTTCCTTGTAGCCCACTGTGGAGACCCGGCCTCCTGGATCTACTCAGACCAAAAATGTGATGGCACTAACAACTGCGGGGACTGTTCAGATGAACTGAGCCCAG TGACTGTGTGCCCACCCTGCGGCCCTGGGTGGTGGCGCTGTCCTTCAACCTTCTTCAAGTACTGCGACTGTATCCCGAGGCGTCTCTGCCGCGACCATGTACAGCACTGCTCCGACTGGTCCGATGAGTATGCCTGTCCCGGACCCTGA
- the LDLRAD1 gene encoding low-density lipoprotein receptor class A domain-containing protein 1 isoform X3: MLSSLHTAPVGEREAEDMNKVFSQGENGHTAAGPKAHPGGEGDVPQSLPHFLVAHCGDPASWIYSDQKCDGTNNCGDCSDELSPVTVCPPCGPGWWRCPSTFFKYCDCIPRRLCRDHVQHCSDWSDEYACPGP, encoded by the exons ATGCTGAGCTCTCTGCACACAGCCCCAGTCGGGGAGCGGGAAGCCGAAGACATGAACAAGGTCTTCTCCCAG GGAGAGAATGGCCACACTGCTGCTGGACCCAAAGCCCACCCTGGAGGGGAAG GAGATGTGCCCCAAAGCCTCCCCCACTTCCTTGTAGCCCACTGTGGAGACCCGGCCTCCTGGATCTACTCAGACCAAAAATGTGATGGCACTAACAACTGCGGGGACTGTTCAGATGAACTGAGCCCAG TGACTGTGTGCCCACCCTGCGGCCCTGGGTGGTGGCGCTGTCCTTCAACCTTCTTCAAGTACTGCGACTGTATCCCGAGGCGTCTCTGCCGCGACCATGTACAGCACTGCTCCGACTGGTCCGATGAGTATGCCTGTCCCGGACCCTGA